The sequence CTTAAGTCGGAACCGATTTGAGGAACCATGCAGCAGTTCAAAGTGTTGCAGCGACCTTTGTGCGTCTGAAAAGACGCGTGGCGCTGCGAGACGAAAAAAGGGCCGGACAAGCGTCCAGCCTCTTTTTTCGTTTTTGCCCGCTCTCTTGGATCAGGCCTTCAGCACATAGGCCTCGGCAGCGAGCTTGGTGATGCCGGCCCAATCACCCTTGGCGACCAGTTCCTTCGGCGCCACCCAGGAGCCGCCGACGCAGACGACGTTCGGCAGCGACAGATAGTCACGCGCATTGGCGAGCGAGATGCCTCCGGTCGGGCAGAAGAAAGTGCCGGCGAGCGGAGAGGAGAGAGACTTCAAATAGGCGGCACCACCGGCTTGTTCGGCCGGGAAGAACTTCATCACCTGGTAGCCTTCCTCACGGAGCCCCATCACCTCGCTCGCCGTCGCCGCACCCGGAAGCAGTGGAACCTCGTGGTCGTTGGCGACGTCGATCAGTTCCTGCGTCGTGCCGGGGCTGACGATGAACTGCGATCCCGCCTCCACTGCCGCTTCGAACTGCGCCGCGTTTAGGATCGTCCCGGCACCGGCGACGGCACCCTCCACCTCGTTCGCAACCGCGCGGATCGCCTCCAGCGCCGCCGTCGTTCGCAAGGTGATCTCGATCGCCTTCAGGCCACCGGCAACCAGTGCCCGCGCGAGCGGTACTGCCGCGGCCACATCATCGATCACCAGCACCGGCACCACCGGTTGCAGCTTGAGGATGGAAAGAAGCTTGTCGGTTTTCGCGCTCATGCCGATCGTCCTTTTAAAACGATTGAATACTGCCCCCGCATACTCCGCCTGCCGCCCATTGTCGAGACCTGAAGGGCGTCGCTCATTCGCTGATTTACAACAGCAGACGGTAAAATATCGTCCGCGGCAAGGCGGTGACTTGAGCGCAGCCGATTAAACGGTAGTCTGTTGCCGGTCGACCTCTCGATATGGCGGGGAATTCATGGCGAAGGAGATAGAGCGCAAGTTCCTGGTCGCTTCGGACGGCTGGCGGCAACATGCGGACAAGGGCACAAGGCTCCGTCAGGCCTATATCGTCACCATGGAGGATCGCTCGGTGCGCGTCCGCATTCATGGCAACAAATGGGCGCGCCTGACCATCAAGATCGGCAAGTCGGCGCTGGTCCGCAACGAGTACGAATACGACCTGCCCATGGACGACGCGCGCGAACTGCTGACACAGGCGGTCGGCATAATCATCGAGAAAAGGCGTTTCCGCGTGCCCCACAAGGGCTTCACCTGGGAGGTCGACGTCTATGAGGGAGCGCTCGAGGGTCTTGTCGTCGCCGAAGTCGAGATGAAGCAGGAGACGGATCTTCCCGCTCTGCCGGCGTGGCTCGGACGCGAAATCACCGGCAACCGGCGCTATTCCAACCAGGCGCTCGCCACTGAGGGACTGCTGGAAGCGCAACCATGACCTATGCTTTCAGTCCGGACCGGCCTTTCACCGAGGACTTTCGCGCCGTCGGCGCCGAACTGATCGAGCGCGCGGTAGCGGCCCTGGAGGATCAGCCCGCGGGCGTTCACGAGGCGATCCATGATGCCCGCAGGAACTTCAAGCGCCTGCGCTCGCTCTACCGGCTCGTCGCCTCCGATGCACCGGCCCTCCAGAAACAGGAAAACGCCCGCATCCGCGAGATGGCTCGAAATCTGTCGCCGGTCCGAGACGCCGCGGCTCTCGTCGAGAATGCCAGCTATCTACGTGCGCATGCGAGCAATGAAGAGCAGAGATCGGCTCTCGATCATGTCTGCGCGGCCTTGGCGGCGCGCCGCGACCGGATCTCGGAAGACGAAACCGACATCGCAGGAAAGATCGCGACCACCGTCGCCAACTGCCAACAGGCGCTTGCGGCGCTCGCGCATGTATCCTTCGACGACGGCAAACGAAAGACCGCCGGCCGACTGGAAAAAGGCTGGCGGAGAACGCTAAGGCGTGCGGCGCGTGCCAGAGTCGCTTGCGAAACGGGAACCGATGCCGCCCTGTTCCACGAACTGCGCAAGCGCACCCAGGACTACCGGATGCATCTGGCTCTGCTGCGGGGGGCATGGCCTTCGGCGATGCAAGCCAAAAGGGCTGACGCGAAAGAGCTGGTCGACGTGCTGGGTCATTTGAACGACCTCGCCGATATGACCTCGCTGATCAACGAGCAACCGGAGATCGCAGGCAGCAGCCAAAACCAGGCCCATCTCCTCTCCGCCGTCATTCACCGGCAGGAAGAACTCAGACGAGAAGCCTTGCAGCGAGCGCAGGCGGTCTTCGGCGACCGGCCGGAGGATGAAAGCCGGACGGTCGGGCTGCTCTGGCTCGAGGCGGGGCGGTAGAGGGAAGCGTGCTCATGCCCTTTCATTCCGCCCGCCGATCACCTTATCCCTGCAAGTCGGGCAACGAGACGCGCGGGCCGCTCAAAAATCCCCCGCTTGCGCGTAGAGGGCCGGGCTGAGGGGCAAATCATTCCGTCCTCACGACGCGCGGGACAATTCGGCGCGGCCGCCGCAATTGCACTTGGCGCCCGAAAGCTGTATTTGCGTGGCCATGACCGACATGCTGACGACACCGCGCCCGGAGACGCAAGGCCAGTTTCTGGTAGCCGCGCTTTATCATTTTGTTTCCTTCCAGCGCTTCGCCGAATTCCGCGAGCCGCTGCAGGCAATCTGTGACGCCAACGGCGTGAAAGGCACGCTGCTCATCGCGCATGAGGGGATCAACGGGACGATCGCCGGCACCGACAAGGGCATTGCCGCGGTGCTTGCCTATCTGCGCGCCCAGCCAGAATTCGCCTGCCTCGTACACAAGGAGAGCCGGGCTTCGTCCATGCCCTTCCTGCGCATGAAGGTGCGGCTGAAGAAGGAGATCGTCACCATGGGCGCCGAGAATATCGATCCAAACAAGGTGGTCGGTACCTATGTGGAGCCGCAGGACTGGAACACGCTGATTTCCGATCCGGATACTTTGGTGATCGACACGCGCAACGACTACGAAACCGCAATAGGGCTCTTCCGCGGCGCCGTCGATCCGAAGACCAAGACGTTTCGGGAATTTCCCGAGTGGGTGCGCAACAACGCCGGCCTCAACAATAAGCCGAAGATCGCCATGTATTGCACCGGCGGCATCCGCTGCGAGAAGGCGACCGCGTTCATGAAGGAGCAGGGTTTCGAGGAGGTCTATCACCTGAAAGGCGGCATCCTCAAATATCTCGAGGAAATACCGCCCGAGCAGAGCCTCTGGGACGGCGCCTGCTTCGTCTTCGACGAGCGCGTTTCGGTTACTCATGGACTTCAGGAAGGCGAGCACACGCTCTGCCATGCCTGCCGCCAGCCACTGACCCCGGAAGACCTCCTGTCGCCCTTGCACGAGGAAGGCGTCTCCTGCGTCCATTGCCACGAGAGCCGCACGGAAGAGGATCGCGAGCGCTATCGCCAGCGGCAGAAACAGATCACGCTGGCGAAGAAGCGCGGCGAGCGGCATCTCGGGGGCTGAGACGGCCTTTATCCAAGTTCCCGTCTTTTCGCATCCGCAACGGTTTGGCAACGTGTTTATTCGTCTCAGTCTACCTCGATCGTCGCCACCCTCTCGCCGGCATCGATCGCCAAATAGGCGGCTCCGGCGATCGCTGACCAGT is a genomic window of Sinorhizobium numidicum containing:
- a CDS encoding CHAD domain-containing protein; the protein is MTYAFSPDRPFTEDFRAVGAELIERAVAALEDQPAGVHEAIHDARRNFKRLRSLYRLVASDAPALQKQENARIREMARNLSPVRDAAALVENASYLRAHASNEEQRSALDHVCAALAARRDRISEDETDIAGKIATTVANCQQALAALAHVSFDDGKRKTAGRLEKGWRRTLRRAARARVACETGTDAALFHELRKRTQDYRMHLALLRGAWPSAMQAKRADAKELVDVLGHLNDLADMTSLINEQPEIAGSSQNQAHLLSAVIHRQEELRREALQRAQAVFGDRPEDESRTVGLLWLEAGR
- a CDS encoding rhodanese-related sulfurtransferase produces the protein MTDMLTTPRPETQGQFLVAALYHFVSFQRFAEFREPLQAICDANGVKGTLLIAHEGINGTIAGTDKGIAAVLAYLRAQPEFACLVHKESRASSMPFLRMKVRLKKEIVTMGAENIDPNKVVGTYVEPQDWNTLISDPDTLVIDTRNDYETAIGLFRGAVDPKTKTFREFPEWVRNNAGLNNKPKIAMYCTGGIRCEKATAFMKEQGFEEVYHLKGGILKYLEEIPPEQSLWDGACFVFDERVSVTHGLQEGEHTLCHACRQPLTPEDLLSPLHEEGVSCVHCHESRTEEDRERYRQRQKQITLAKKRGERHLGG
- a CDS encoding CYTH domain-containing protein, with amino-acid sequence MAKEIERKFLVASDGWRQHADKGTRLRQAYIVTMEDRSVRVRIHGNKWARLTIKIGKSALVRNEYEYDLPMDDARELLTQAVGIIIEKRRFRVPHKGFTWEVDVYEGALEGLVVAEVEMKQETDLPALPAWLGREITGNRRYSNQALATEGLLEAQP
- a CDS encoding 2-dehydro-3-deoxy-phosphogluconate aldolase, whose product is MSAKTDKLLSILKLQPVVPVLVIDDVAAAVPLARALVAGGLKAIEITLRTTAALEAIRAVANEVEGAVAGAGTILNAAQFEAAVEAGSQFIVSPGTTQELIDVANDHEVPLLPGAATASEVMGLREEGYQVMKFFPAEQAGGAAYLKSLSSPLAGTFFCPTGGISLANARDYLSLPNVVCVGGSWVAPKELVAKGDWAGITKLAAEAYVLKA